The following proteins are co-located in the Calliphora vicina chromosome 2, idCalVici1.1, whole genome shotgun sequence genome:
- the LOC135952464 gene encoding uncharacterized protein LOC135952464 — protein sequence MFSFNIFKVLAMLLLVQLAYGKPLKENNFIFDADKHRNDTSPQIQLLVYTSDNLANLSQQFIANATAVCRNILKDESFRANETPEVQLFKNNLTMFVQNYESPKDLQTNSDPMQYFVKTITYYLELPEDNRTPESTFILDMLNKYEIKNMKENYVKQFDEFIEKFKQRFEETKEHFDNNMLQWYERFKTLTDFGDRFLFIIVMFFMR from the exons ATGTtttcatttaacattttcaaagtCTTGGCAATGTTACTGCTAGTGCAG TTGGCTTATGGAAAACCCTTAAAAGAAAACAACTTTATATTTGATGCCGACAAACATCGAAATGATACATCCCCTCAAATACAACTTTTGGTCTACACTTCCGATAATCTCGCTAACTTATCGCAACAATTTATCGCCAATGCTACCGCCGTATGCCGCAATATTTTAAAGGATGAGTCTTTTAGGGCCAACGAGACACCTGAAgttcaattgtttaaaaacaatttaacaatGTTTGTGCAAAACTATGAATCCCCCAAAGATTTGCAAACAAATTCAGATCCAATGCAGTATTTTGTTAAGACAATTACATATTATTTGGAACTACCTGAGGATAACAGGACACCAGAATCAACCTTTATCTTGGATatgttaaacaaatatgaaattaaaaatatgaaagagAATTATGTGAAGCAATTTGATGAGtttatagagaaatttaaacaaagatTTGAAGAGACAAAAGAACATTTCGATAATAATATGTTGCAGTGGTATGAGAGATTTAAAACTTTAACTGATTTTGGAGATagatttctttttataattgttatgttttttatgcgttGA